A stretch of DNA from Promicromonospora sukumoe:
CATCGGACGACGTCGAAGCCAATCCCTGCGGGGAAAATCCCACGATGCGGACCGAAATCCGTCCACATCGTGGCACACCCGCCAGATTCCGGGCAGCAAAGGACCCCTCGCACACCCACCAGAGCTCACTTACCCTTGCTGCCTTCCGGCCCTGGGGGAGTTCGGCGAGATAGTGCCGCACGAGGGGTCTGCCGCAAGCCTAACCGATCCGGCGGCCCGGACCGAACCGGGCAGAACCCGCCGTTCGCCACCTCACAGCACCGCTCCCTGCTCCGATTCGTTGTCCGGGCGCAGCGTCCGGTATCCTCGTCAGGCCGCGCCAGACTCCGGTCCGTGGTCGCGCGCCCGCCCTGTGCGGAGCGCGAGGAGGATTCGCCTAGTGGCCTATGGCGCACGCTTGGAAAGCGTGTTGGGTTAACGCCCTCGGGGGTTCGAATCCCCCATCCTCCGCAGTCAGATGACGCGAGACATCACCGATGTCTCGCGTCATCGTCGTTTCCGGCGCCGTCCGGCCCGTCGTAGCGGCGGTAGCCGGCCGCCATGGGCCCGGGCGGGTCGATGCCCGCCAGCATGGCGTCGCTGATCGCGGCGAGCTGGTCCACCTGCTCCGGCGTCAGCACGTCGATGACGTGCCGCCGGACCGTGGCGACGTGGCCGGGCGCGGCGGCCTGCATCATGGCCCAGCCATCCTCGGTGAGCCGCGCGTTGGTCACCCGGCGGTCCCCCGGGCCGGGGAAGCGCTCGACGAGCCCGCGCTCCTCGAGCCTCTGCACCACGTGCGACAGGCGCGACAGCGTCGAGTTCGTCGCGCCGGCCAGCTCGGCCATCCGCAGGGTCCGGCCGGGCGTCTCGGACAGCACCGCCATGACGAAGTAGTCGAAGTGCGTGACGCCGGAGTCCCGCCGGAGCTGGCTGTCGAGCACCCCCGGGAGCAGTTCCAGGACGGCCACGAAACGCACCCACGCCGCCATCTGACGATGGTCCAGCCACGGGGTTCCGGTCACGCCCTCAGAGTCTCACGCGATGGTTGTCGCTTCAATTCACCCCGTGCTAGCGTGCCGAAAGGTTGAAGCTACAACCTGATTCACCCCCTCAGCCCACCTGACCATCGCCAGAACACACCGGCCAAGCACAGGAGTTCTCCCATGAAGTGGACCAGGGACCTCGCAGTTCTCGTCGCCCGCGTCGCGATCGGGGCGGTACTCGTCGCCCACGGCGCCCAGAAGTTCTTCACCTTCGGCATCTCCGGCACCATCGACTCCTTCGCCGGCATGGGCATCCCCGTGCCGCAGGCGGCCGCCGTCTTCGCGGCGGTAGTCGAGCTCGTGGGCGGCGCGGCGCTGATCCTCGGCGCGGCGACCCCCGTCGCCGGGCTCCTGGTGATGCTGAACATGCTCGGCGCGCTCCTGCTCGTGCACCTCGGCAACGGCGTCTTCGTTGACCAGGGCGGCTTCGAGCTGGTGGCCGCGCTCGGCGCCGGCGCGCTCGTCCTGGCCGTCACCGGCCCCGGCGCGTTCAGCGTGGACCACCTGGTCGGCCGCGGGCGGGCCGGACGCCGCGCCGCCCAGACGGCCTGAGCCCCGCGAACCGAGCCCCGCAGCATCAGCTCGGCGAGCGGGCCCGGACCAGGGCCTGCTCGCCGGGCATCGCCTTTTCACCCCGCACGCAATTCGCCCGCACGTCACACGACGTTCCGGACGCGCTCACCTCCACCTGGTCGGGTTGACCGGCACCAACCCCCTGACCTGGAGGAGAGCGCATGTCCATCACCCCTGGTACCGCCGGAGTCTCGCGTCGCACCCTGCTCACCACGGCGGGCGCCGTCGGCGCGCTCGGCGTCTCGGCCGCGCTGGCGAGCCCGGCCGTGGCCCGGACCGCGCCGGGCGGCAAGCCGGTGCTGGGCCCGGCACGCGGTGACCTGCTGCACGCCATGAGCTTCAACGTCCGCTACGACCGGGTGGGCCAGACCCAGCCCGGCCAGCCGGACTACTGGCCCGAGCGGGCGCCGCTCACCACCGCCTTCCTGCGACTGGAGCAGCCGACCGTCCTGGGCGTCCAGGAGGTGCTCTTCCACCAGCTCCCCGCGATCGAGGCCGGGCTCGGCAAGCACTACAGGATGGTGGGCTTCGGGCGCGACGGCGGTGCGGGCGGCGAGTACTCCGGCATCTTCTACGACGCGCGCCGCCTGACCGTGAAGTGGTGGGACCAGTTCTGGCTGTCGGACACGCCCGACGTGATCGGCTCGGCCACCTGGGGCAACACCGTGACCCGGATCGTCACCTGGGCCGAGCTGCACGACGAGGTCACGGGCCGCGACTTCCTGCACATCAACTCGCACTTCGACCACCAGGCGGAGAACGCCCGGGTCCGGAGCGCCCAGGTGGTGCGCGACCAGGTGGCGGCGTCCGGCCTCCCCGTCGTCTTCACGGCGGACTGCAACGCCGCCGCCGAGAGCTCGGCGTCCTACGACGTGCTGGTCACCGAGGGTGGTCTCCAGGACACCTGGCTCGCCGCCGACCGGCAGCTCACGCCCTACGCGGGCACGTTCCCCAACTACGGGACGCCGAACCCGGACGGCACCCGGATCGACTGGATCCTGGCCACGCCCGGCATCGAGGTCCGCTCGGCCGCCATCAACACCTGGAACCGGGACGGCCGCTACCCCAGCGACCACACCCCGGTCCAGGCCCTGCTGCGCATCGGCTGACGGCGGTGCGCGCCGTCTGACGGCGCCGGGCCCGCCCCGGGGTCAGGGCTCGACGAGCCGGACCCCGGGGCTGGGCTCGAGCCTCAACGACGCGAGGAAGCCGCGCATCATGTCGTCGAACAGGGCGTCGAAGGTGCCGAAGGCCTGGTCGAGCCGGTCGTACGCGACCATGCACAGCAGTCCGTAGACCTGGCGCCAGAAGCCGACGACCGCATGGACCACGCCCACGGGGACGTCGTCGGCCACCCCGGGGGCGTCCCGCAGGAGGACCACCCGGTAGGCGTCCAGCTCGGCCGCCAGGCCCGGGCCGACGTCGGCCGGGAACGGGACGCCGGCCCGCCACAGGGCGGCGAAGGCCGGGAGGAACACGGCGCCGAGTCGGTGCACGAAGTGCGGCCGGCCCGGCCCCGTGCCCGTGCCCTGACCCGTGCCCGCGGCCTGCTGCGCGTCCGCGCCGAGCAGGAAGTCGAACTCGTTCCGGTGGCCCCGGCACCACACGAACAGCGCGTGCGTGGCGGCGTGCAGCCGGGCGACGGGGTCGTCGTCCGGCTGCCGCGCGACCACGGCGTCCAGGTACGCGGCGAGCTCGTCCATCGTGTCGTCGTAGACGGCGACGAGCAGGCCGGGCCGCCCGTCGAAGTACCGGTACATCCCGGGGCCGGCGATCCCGACCTCCTTGGCGACGGCGACCATCGTGACGCCGTCCACCCCGTGCTCGGCCAGGAGCCGCCGGGCGGCGGAACGTGCCTCGTCGAGCAGCTCGGCACGTAGTCGCTGCCTGCGGGTCGGGGTGGCGGGCACTGTCCTCCTGCGGTACTTCTCACGCGACGGCACGTGAGCTTCCAGTCTCGCACGCGGGACCGCCACCCCGACGGGTTCTCAGGCCTTGCGCCGGGTGATCAGGGCGGCCCCGATCCCGACGGCGCCGACGACGATCCCGGCCGCGCCGAGCCAGCGGCCCACGGGGTCGACGGCGGGTGCCACGGAGGCCGCCGCGGCACCGTGCTCGTCGCCCGCGGCCTCGGCGTCGGCGGGCGCGGACGCCCCGTGGCCGTCGCCCTCGGCGGCGGTCGTGGTGAACACGGGCGCGGGCGCCTCCGGCTCCTTGCCGTCGTCCCCGGCCAGGTCGTCCCAGTCGACGACGCTCCCGTCGGTGTACGTCTGGTGGGCGGGGAGCACGACCTCGGTGCCCTCCTCCGGCAGCGACCCGACCCGGACGGCGAACTCCTGGTACTCGTGCGGCGGCACCTCGTTGCCCTTCTGGGCGGTCCAGGTCACGCGGGCGGGGGCCTCGTCGACGGTCGCGCCCTCGACCTCGAACGGCTCGTCGAGCGTCGCGACCTCCACCTCGACGTCCCAGCCGGGCAGGCTGCGCGGCGTGACGCTGAGGAACGGGGTGTCCGTGGGCAGGTCGACGACGAGCTTCTCGGTGGAGGCCGAGTCCGACTCCGTGGGCACGCGGAACGTGAGGCCCGCGTAGCTCTCGGCGGCGGTCGTGTCGGGGGTCACGCCGACGTGGGCGTACGCCACGGTGGGCAGCAGCACCAGGACGGCGGTGGCGGGGACGGCCGCGAGGGCGCGGCGGGTGGGCAGGCTGAAGCGAGTCATGTGCTCGGTCCTTCGGTACGGGTTCGGGTGGGAGGGCGTGCGGCGACGCACCTCCCGCCTGACTCCGTCAGGTCGCGAGGCGCATCACCCGGGCCGACGACGGCGGCCCCCGCTCCGGCGCCACGTACAGGTCCACCGAGCCCGGAAGCGCGCGGGCCGGGGCCGGCACGGGCGCGCGATCGATCAGCGGCAGCCACAGCGGCTCCACGGCGAGCGGCCGGACCAGCCACGAGGCGAGCAGCCAGACGCCCCGCTCGACACCCACGAGCAGCCCGACGGTGACGACCGTCGCCACGGCGTGCCACGCGAGCATCCCGGGGGCGATCGACGTCGGCTCGGTGGCCCCGACGCACGCCCCGTACAGACCGGCGACGGCCGCGTGCGCGTGCGCCGCGGACGA
This window harbors:
- a CDS encoding MarR family winged helix-turn-helix transcriptional regulator produces the protein MTGTPWLDHRQMAAWVRFVAVLELLPGVLDSQLRRDSGVTHFDYFVMAVLSETPGRTLRMAELAGATNSTLSRLSHVVQRLEERGLVERFPGPGDRRVTNARLTEDGWAMMQAAAPGHVATVRRHVIDVLTPEQVDQLAAISDAMLAGIDPPGPMAAGYRRYDGPDGAGNDDDARHR
- a CDS encoding DoxX family protein translates to MKWTRDLAVLVARVAIGAVLVAHGAQKFFTFGISGTIDSFAGMGIPVPQAAAVFAAVVELVGGAALILGAATPVAGLLVMLNMLGALLLVHLGNGVFVDQGGFELVAALGAGALVLAVTGPGAFSVDHLVGRGRAGRRAAQTA
- a CDS encoding endonuclease/exonuclease/phosphatase family protein gives rise to the protein MSITPGTAGVSRRTLLTTAGAVGALGVSAALASPAVARTAPGGKPVLGPARGDLLHAMSFNVRYDRVGQTQPGQPDYWPERAPLTTAFLRLEQPTVLGVQEVLFHQLPAIEAGLGKHYRMVGFGRDGGAGGEYSGIFYDARRLTVKWWDQFWLSDTPDVIGSATWGNTVTRIVTWAELHDEVTGRDFLHINSHFDHQAENARVRSAQVVRDQVAASGLPVVFTADCNAAAESSASYDVLVTEGGLQDTWLAADRQLTPYAGTFPNYGTPNPDGTRIDWILATPGIEVRSAAINTWNRDGRYPSDHTPVQALLRIG
- a CDS encoding TetR/AcrR family transcriptional regulator; its protein translation is MPATPTRRQRLRAELLDEARSAARRLLAEHGVDGVTMVAVAKEVGIAGPGMYRYFDGRPGLLVAVYDDTMDELAAYLDAVVARQPDDDPVARLHAATHALFVWCRGHRNEFDFLLGADAQQAAGTGQGTGTGPGRPHFVHRLGAVFLPAFAALWRAGVPFPADVGPGLAAELDAYRVVLLRDAPGVADDVPVGVVHAVVGFWRQVYGLLCMVAYDRLDQAFGTFDALFDDMMRGFLASLRLEPSPGVRLVEP
- a CDS encoding YcnI family copper-binding membrane protein, whose product is MTRFSLPTRRALAAVPATAVLVLLPTVAYAHVGVTPDTTAAESYAGLTFRVPTESDSASTEKLVVDLPTDTPFLSVTPRSLPGWDVEVEVATLDEPFEVEGATVDEAPARVTWTAQKGNEVPPHEYQEFAVRVGSLPEEGTEVVLPAHQTYTDGSVVDWDDLAGDDGKEPEAPAPVFTTTAAEGDGHGASAPADAEAAGDEHGAAAASVAPAVDPVGRWLGAAGIVVGAVGIGAALITRRKA